Proteins encoded together in one Deltaproteobacteria bacterium GWC2_65_14 window:
- a CDS encoding branched-chain amino acid ABC transporter permease: MDVFLQTLVAGVLKGGLYALIGIGMTLIMGVMGIINLAHGQLMMVAMYITYVLHLAGVDPYLSLFVAMPALFLLGSVIQRYLLNPLLKVDTILPENQVLMTVGIGMVLTEVIRFIFKSDYKSVTTGYSNATFFLGNISFSVALVISFLIAIGFTVAMFFFLIRTDIGRSIRATAQDKDAAVLMGVNTGKITIITFGLGSGLVAAAGSLLAPVFYVFPDIGGPFTARAFIITILGGLGSTVGAIFGGVTLGLAESFGATYISMDYENIIGMTIFVLVLLFLPGGFKRLTKI, translated from the coding sequence ATGGACGTCTTTCTCCAGACCCTCGTTGCCGGCGTTCTCAAGGGCGGGCTGTACGCCCTGATCGGGATCGGCATGACGCTCATCATGGGCGTCATGGGGATCATCAACCTGGCCCACGGGCAGCTGATGATGGTGGCGATGTACATCACGTACGTCCTGCATCTCGCCGGCGTCGATCCGTATCTCTCCCTGTTCGTGGCGATGCCTGCCCTGTTCCTCCTCGGCTCCGTGATCCAGCGGTATCTCCTGAACCCCCTCCTGAAGGTGGACACGATCCTTCCCGAAAACCAGGTCCTCATGACGGTGGGGATCGGGATGGTTCTGACCGAGGTCATCCGGTTCATCTTCAAGTCCGACTACAAGTCGGTGACCACCGGGTACTCCAACGCCACCTTTTTCCTGGGGAACATCTCCTTCAGCGTGGCGCTGGTGATCTCCTTCCTCATCGCGATCGGCTTCACCGTCGCCATGTTCTTCTTTCTCATCAGGACCGACATCGGACGTTCGATCCGGGCGACCGCCCAGGACAAGGACGCCGCGGTCCTGATGGGGGTCAACACGGGGAAGATCACCATCATCACCTTCGGCCTGGGCTCGGGACTGGTCGCTGCCGCGGGGAGCCTCCTGGCCCCCGTCTTCTACGTATTTCCCGACATCGGGGGGCCGTTCACGGCGCGGGCCTTCATTATCACCATCCTCGGCGGCCTGGGGTCGACGGTGGGCGCCATCTTCGGGGGGGTCACCCTGGGTCTTGCCGAGAGCTTCGGGGCCACCTATATCAGCATGGATTACGAGAACATCATCGGCATGACCATCTTCGTGCTGGTCCTGCTCTTCCTGCCGGGCGGGTTCAAGCGCCTGACCAAAATCTAG
- a CDS encoding ABC transporter permease — translation MKKNLVPLIVLAVLAVFPLVVKDNYYMHLMILFLMWVVIGSAWNLIAGYTGQVSFGDAAFFGSGAYAAGLLSVHLHISAWWGLALGGFAAVAVGLPFGWICFRMRGAYFALATLALNEVMRHSAAIAEGFTGGMVGILIMPSFVSKVPYYYVALGMAVAAVISIQWIVHAKPGYYFVSIREDQDAAESLGINTHYYKMLSLAIAAFWTGVAGSLYMNYMGFIDPDVVFSLHDISIMAILVGIVGGVGTIHGPAVGAFVMVTVQELFRSGFFGLFKFLAKATGSSTIGRIAETITGAHILGFGILVVVVILVLPNGIVGDWPKIRNAFFRTKPAT, via the coding sequence ATGAAAAAGAACCTCGTTCCCCTGATCGTGTTGGCGGTCCTGGCGGTCTTCCCCCTGGTGGTGAAGGACAACTACTACATGCACCTCATGATCCTGTTCCTCATGTGGGTGGTCATCGGTTCGGCCTGGAACCTCATCGCGGGCTACACGGGCCAGGTCTCTTTCGGGGACGCGGCCTTCTTCGGAAGCGGCGCATACGCCGCGGGCCTCCTTTCCGTCCATCTCCACATCTCCGCCTGGTGGGGACTCGCCCTCGGGGGGTTCGCAGCCGTTGCCGTCGGCCTGCCGTTCGGCTGGATCTGTTTCCGGATGCGGGGGGCCTACTTCGCCCTGGCCACCCTGGCGCTCAACGAGGTCATGCGGCACAGCGCGGCCATCGCGGAAGGGTTCACCGGGGGGATGGTCGGCATCCTGATCATGCCCTCCTTCGTGTCGAAGGTCCCCTACTATTACGTCGCCCTGGGGATGGCGGTCGCCGCCGTGATCAGCATCCAGTGGATCGTCCACGCCAAGCCCGGGTACTACTTCGTCTCCATCCGGGAGGACCAGGACGCCGCGGAAAGTCTCGGGATCAATACCCATTATTACAAGATGCTCTCGCTGGCCATCGCGGCGTTCTGGACGGGGGTTGCGGGCTCCCTCTACATGAACTACATGGGCTTCATCGATCCCGACGTGGTCTTTTCCCTCCACGACATCTCCATCATGGCGATCCTCGTCGGGATCGTCGGTGGCGTGGGAACGATCCATGGCCCGGCGGTGGGGGCATTCGTCATGGTGACCGTTCAGGAACTGTTCCGTTCCGGGTTCTTCGGTCTCTTCAAGTTCCTGGCGAAAGCCACCGGATCCAGCACCATCGGCAGGATCGCGGAGACGATCACCGGCGCGCACATTCTCGGGTTCGGAATCCTGGTGGTCGTGGTGATCCTCGTGCTGCCCAACGGGATCGTGGGTGACTGGCCGAAAATCCGGAATGCCTTCTTCCGGACCAAACCCGCCACCTGA
- the livF gene encoding branched-chain amino acid ABC transporter ATP-binding protein (with LivGHMJ and LivGHMK is part of the high-affinity branched-chain amino acid transport system; LivFGHMK is specific for the transport of leucine, while LivFGHMJ is a transporter for leucine, isoleucine, and valine) yields the protein MLKVENINVFYGDLQVLWGVSFEVREGEILVLVGANGAGKSTTLKTISGILKPKIGSIHFKGARLDELPADQVISHGVVHVPEARRLFREMTVEENLVMGSLAPEAKKRRAETLAWVYELFPRMKERRKQLAGTMSGGEQQMAAIGRGLMALPKLLMFDEPSLGLAPILVEDVFNIVKKINGEGVTVLLVEQNVRQTLALCHRAYVLENGRVVLSGTGKELLNDEHVKEAYLGI from the coding sequence ATGCTTAAGGTGGAGAACATCAACGTGTTTTACGGCGACCTCCAGGTTCTCTGGGGCGTCTCGTTCGAGGTCCGCGAAGGGGAGATCCTCGTTCTGGTCGGGGCGAACGGCGCCGGGAAGTCCACGACGCTCAAGACGATCTCCGGCATCCTGAAACCGAAAATCGGCAGCATCCATTTCAAGGGAGCCCGCCTCGACGAGTTGCCCGCGGACCAGGTGATCTCCCACGGTGTGGTCCACGTCCCGGAGGCGAGACGCCTCTTCCGGGAGATGACCGTCGAGGAGAACCTCGTCATGGGGTCGCTCGCCCCCGAGGCGAAGAAGAGGCGCGCGGAAACGCTGGCGTGGGTCTACGAGCTCTTCCCGAGGATGAAGGAACGCCGCAAGCAGTTGGCGGGAACGATGAGCGGCGGGGAGCAGCAGATGGCGGCGATCGGCAGGGGGCTGATGGCCCTTCCGAAGCTCCTCATGTTCGACGAGCCATCCCTGGGTTTGGCCCCCATCCTCGTGGAGGACGTCTTCAACATCGTAAAAAAGATCAACGGGGAAGGGGTGACCGTCCTCCTCGTGGAGCAGAACGTTCGCCAGACCCTCGCCCTGTGCCACCGGGCCTACGTGCTCGAGAACGGCCGGGTTGTACTCTCCGGGACGGGGAAGGAATTGCTGAACGACGAGCACGTCAAGGAAGCCTACCTGGGGATTTAG
- a CDS encoding ABC transporter ATP-binding protein, which translates to MAYFQVEKLVKYFGGLAAVNGVSFQVEKGEILGLIGPNGSGKTTTFNMISAYHRPTSGRVLFKGQEIHRLPTHKICRLGIGRTFQVVKPLGRMSVLDNVIAAAYSRVNSRREAHEHALETIRFCGMTPVKDVLAKSLPIAGRKRLEIARAMATRPELLLLDETAAGLNPTELLAAIELIQKIRENGTTIIIIEHIMHVIMTISDRIHAINFGQTIAEGTPKEVAANKEVIEAYLGTDYA; encoded by the coding sequence GTGGCATACTTCCAGGTCGAAAAACTCGTCAAGTATTTCGGCGGCCTCGCGGCCGTCAACGGGGTCTCCTTCCAGGTGGAGAAGGGGGAGATCCTGGGCCTCATCGGCCCCAACGGGTCCGGCAAGACGACCACGTTCAACATGATCAGCGCATACCACCGCCCCACCTCCGGCCGGGTCCTCTTCAAGGGCCAGGAGATCCACCGGCTGCCGACGCACAAGATCTGCCGACTGGGAATCGGAAGGACGTTCCAGGTGGTGAAGCCCCTCGGGAGAATGAGCGTGCTCGACAACGTCATCGCGGCGGCCTACTCGAGGGTCAACTCCCGCAGGGAAGCACACGAACATGCCCTCGAGACGATCCGGTTCTGCGGCATGACCCCGGTCAAGGACGTGCTGGCCAAGTCCCTCCCCATCGCGGGGAGGAAACGACTCGAGATCGCCCGGGCGATGGCGACAAGGCCGGAGCTTCTCCTGCTCGACGAGACGGCGGCGGGGCTCAATCCCACCGAGCTGCTGGCGGCGATAGAACTCATCCAGAAGATCCGGGAGAATGGCACCACCATCATCATCATCGAGCACATCATGCACGTCATCATGACGATCTCCGACCGGATCCACGCCATCAACTTCGGGCAGACGATCGCGGAGGGGACGCCGAAGGAAGTGGCGGCGAACAAGGAAGTGATCGAAGCCTACCTGGGGACCGACTATGCTTAA